A section of the Oryza sativa Japonica Group chromosome 1, ASM3414082v1 genome encodes:
- the LOC4325427 gene encoding uncharacterized protein isoform X2, with product MPAALGSLSPIRATSAGHDRHGGLSVASASVLDATVSLYSQVLIKFGSASLLNPADPTLQQRLTNRRPSLLGQHSQLPSAHFTDKETRRVIGRICYFFVGSATSCNQQTYKWLRLLGAPHHQVQNQVSHVHVIDSNDALFAC from the exons ATGCCCGCTGCTCTTGGCTCACTCTCCCCAATCCGCGCCACCTCCGCCGGTCACGATCGCCACGGAGGTCTAtccgtcgcctccgcctccgtcctCGACGCCACAGTCTCCCTCTATAG tcAAGTTCTTATAAAATTTGGGAGTGCATCTCTGTTGAACCCGGCCGACCCGACCCTGCAACAACGCCTCACCAACCGTCGCCCATCTCTGCTTGGACAACATAGTCAACTGCCATCTGCTCATTTCACG GATAAGGAGACTAGGAGAGTGATTGGGAGGATCTGCTACTTCTTTGTCGGATCTGCCACTTCTTGCAATCAGCAAACATAC AAATGGTTAAGATTGTTGGGGGCTCCACACCATCAAGTACAAAATCAGGTTAGCCATGTGCATGTTATTGACTCAAATGATGCACTCTTTGCATGCTAA
- the LOC4325427 gene encoding uncharacterized protein isoform X1, whose product MPAALGSLSPIRATSAGHDRHGGLSVASASVLDATVSLYSQVLIKFGSASLLNPADPTLQQRLTNRRPSLLGQHSQLPSAHFTDKETRRVIGRICYFFVGSATSCNQQTYKWLRLLGAPHHQVQNQVCTLNLYVEFHQLNLATN is encoded by the exons ATGCCCGCTGCTCTTGGCTCACTCTCCCCAATCCGCGCCACCTCCGCCGGTCACGATCGCCACGGAGGTCTAtccgtcgcctccgcctccgtcctCGACGCCACAGTCTCCCTCTATAG tcAAGTTCTTATAAAATTTGGGAGTGCATCTCTGTTGAACCCGGCCGACCCGACCCTGCAACAACGCCTCACCAACCGTCGCCCATCTCTGCTTGGACAACATAGTCAACTGCCATCTGCTCATTTCACG GATAAGGAGACTAGGAGAGTGATTGGGAGGATCTGCTACTTCTTTGTCGGATCTGCCACTTCTTGCAATCAGCAAACATAC AAATGGTTAAGATTGTTGGGGGCTCCACACCATCAAGTACAAAATCAG GTCTGCACTTTGAATCTTTATGTGGAGTTCCACCAACTGAACTTGGCCACTAACTGA
- the LOC9271135 gene encoding exocyst complex component EXO70A1 — protein MSTDAKTRRGLAAATSRRRGAERASSRGSPAQQDHRRLDYHVFPDDLGGLGAAAPRCDLERRVHGAALLGAFSPCFHGSSSSHLPPQHSSEEVSAAAATREQEQTLRLFLQDIERSIVFGICKNPETTEFFRDHRRRLDDYFAAAKNLLQMLEHPVLAYGDLHNRAKSLLVTAMGSLAVELCHLKIWKPDALASYLGCTPTSIWELARSSCRGGGDGSGSASSASWMSTSRSCSGGSSGPNGVSFDGYYMALSEERTVRSGQASSVTASHIDLKSVSILNKIADFMIGVGHEQMLRGAFDQHSEHLVRYIEILDIDKILGNHMEESTELLLKVWTSTMRTVFSVLDEMRTQLNQKDHGTFSSLKVDYFSAIAKESVMKLLNYANAICIQVGPNDPSCRDTHASVKHFPSKMVNLLIMFQALEYAKMEILDLFLGQTKGPILMEIERLTNGLSAVFLVLLVELNGLLRSQHLVISNTGVHHVTQHIMGLMRLLVEQKDKVHMMLNDNPDKFGQVVTQLISSLEFMLDMNSRSLALQGQQLVFLLNNINFVLEQANNYTDLKLILGESWCLQRHVQLDQFLASYVEASWTPVMSSFIITRIPKILWPQQLFDKFNSRFEMTYNVQKTWKVTDPVIRQKLREKITQKVIPLYRMYLESYSDKKQKSARFNVEHLEARLLEIFEG, from the exons ATGTCAACGGACGCGAAAACCAGGCGAGGCCTCGCCGCGGCGACCAGCCGGCGCCGGGGAGCCGAACGAGCCTCGTCACGCGGTTCTCCAGCGCAGCAAGACCACCGACGACTCGACTACCATGTATTCCCTGATGATCTTGgcgggctcggcgcggcggccccCCGCTGCGATCTGGAGCGCCGCGTCCATGGAGCCGCTCTTCTCGGCGCCTTCTCGCCATGCTTCCAtggttcctcctcctcccatctgCCGCCGCAGCACAGCAG CGAAGAGgtgtctgcggcggcggcgacgcgcgagcAGGAGCAGACGCTGCGCTTATTCCTCCAAGACATCGAGAGATCAATCGTCTTCGGAATCTGCAAGAACCCCGAAACAACGGAGTTCTTCCGggaccaccggcgacggctcgacgactacttcgccgccgccaagaaccTGCTGCAGATGTTGGAGCACCCCGTCTTGGCGTACGGTGATCTGCACAACCGCGCAAAATCCCTCCTCGTCACGGCCATGGGCTCCCTTGCAGTGGAGTTGTGCCACCTCAAGATCTGGAAACCTGACGCTCTGGCAAGTTATCTCGGTTGCACACCTACATCTATCTGGGAGCTCGCGAGGTCCAGCtgccgcggaggcggcgacggttcTGGCTCTGCCTCGTCAGCCTCATGGATGAGTACCTCTCGCTCCTGCTCCGGCGGTAGCAGCGGCCCAAACGGTGTGAGCTTTGACGGATATTACATGGCACTCAGTGAGGAGAGAACAgtgcgaagtggccaagcttcGTCAGTTACGGCCAGTCACATTGACCTCAAGTCAGTGTCCATCCTCAACAAGATTGCTGATTTCATGATTGGGGTCGGACACGAACAGATGCTCCGAGGAGCTTTCGATCAACACAGTGAGCATCTGGTCAG GTACATTGAAATTCTTGACATTGATAAAATTTTGGGTAACCACATGGAGGAATCCACAGAATTGCTATTGAAGGTCTGGACATCGACAATGCGGACTGTCTTTAGTGTTCTAGATGAGATGCGAACGCAGTTGAATCAGAAAGACCATGGAACATTCAGTTCACTAAAGGTGGACTACTTCTCTGCAATCGCTAAGGAATCAGTCATGAAGCTGCTTAACTATGCTAATGCAATCTGCATTCAGGTGGGTCCAAATGATCCTTCCTGCAGGGATACTCATGCATCAGTTAAGCATTTTCCATCCAAAATGGTCAATCTGTTGATTATGTTCCAGGCATTGGAGTATGCCAAGATGGAAATCTTAGATTTGTTCTTGGGTCAAACTAAGGGTCCCATTTTAATGGAAATTGAAAGGCTTACAAATGGATTGTCAGCAGTTTTTCTTGTGCTGTTGGTTGAACTAAATGGTTTGCTCAGGTCACAACATTTGGTCATTTCTAACACGGGTGTCCATCATGTTACACAGCATATTATGGGTCTTATGCGGTTGCTGGTTGAACAAAAGGACAAAGTCCATATGATGCTAAACGATAATCCAGATAAATTTGGTCAAGTAGTGACTCAACTGATCTCATCCTTGGAGTTTATGTTGGACATGAACTCTAGGAGTTTGGCACTCCAAGGGCAGCAACTGGTGTTCCTTCTGAACAATATAAACTTCGTGCTTGAGCAAGCTAACAATTATACTGATCTGAAGCTGATTCTAGGAGAAAGCTGGTGCTTGCAACGCCATGTCCAACTTGATCAGTTCTTGGCAAGCTATGTCGAAGCTTCTTGGACACCTGTGATGTCATCATTCATAATAACTCGAATTCCTAAAATTTTATGGCCCCAGCAATTGTTCGATAAGTTCAATTCTCGTTTTGAGATGACCTACAATGTGCAGAAGACATGGAAGGTCACGGATCCTGTGATTCGACAGAAGCTGCGTGAGAAGATCACCCAGAAGGTTATCCCATTGTACCGAATGTACTTGGAGAGCTACTCGGACAAGAAGCAAAAGTCTGCGAGGTTCAATGTTGAGCACCTTGAGGCTCGATTGCTGGAAATATTCGAGGGGTAA
- the LOC4325427 gene encoding uncharacterized protein isoform X3, whose amino-acid sequence MPAALGSLSPIRATSAGHDRHGGLSVASASVLDATVSLYSQVLIKFGSASLLNPADPTLQQRLTNRRPSLLGQHSQLPSAHFTDKETRRVIGRICYFFVGSATSCNQQTYVNILNLHWQHAGIFEGFLNGSMRAPITH is encoded by the exons ATGCCCGCTGCTCTTGGCTCACTCTCCCCAATCCGCGCCACCTCCGCCGGTCACGATCGCCACGGAGGTCTAtccgtcgcctccgcctccgtcctCGACGCCACAGTCTCCCTCTATAG tcAAGTTCTTATAAAATTTGGGAGTGCATCTCTGTTGAACCCGGCCGACCCGACCCTGCAACAACGCCTCACCAACCGTCGCCCATCTCTGCTTGGACAACATAGTCAACTGCCATCTGCTCATTTCACG GATAAGGAGACTAGGAGAGTGATTGGGAGGATCTGCTACTTCTTTGTCGGATCTGCCACTTCTTGCAATCAGCAAACATAC GTCAACATTCTGAATCTGCATTGGCAACATGCAGGCATCTTTGAAGGGTTTCTCAATGGGTCTATGAGGGCACCAATTACACACTAA